The Candidatus Zixiibacteriota bacterium genome segment GCATTCGGGATGGGCTCCCAGATGAACTTTCCGGCGGCATGCAGAGGCGTGTGGCTATTGCGAGAGCGCTGGTATCGACGCGACCGAAAGTGATGCTCTACGACGAACCGACGACCGGTCTCGACCCGCAAATGACATTACGCATTACGAACATTATCATGAAACTCCGCGAAACGCGAAAAGTGTCACAGATCGTGGTTACTCACCAAATTGCTGATGCGTTCAGGGTCGCTGATAGATTTATCATGATCGAGGAAGGACGAAAAATATTTGATGGTAGCGGAAAGAAGTTGCTTCGTAGTAATGATGAGAGTATAATCAATTTTCTTCAACCGTTTAACAGCGCCATAGCGAGACAGAACGAGTTGATGATGGAGATGAATGACGAGTCATGAAAAGAGCAGGTAAGGTCAAGTGGGGTGAACTGAAGGTCGGTATACTGATCTTCATCGGCATACTGTTTATGCTATATGCTTCATTCAGAGGTGGTGGCACATCGATTTTCGAATCGAAGAATGACTATATCAGTTACTTCGAAGATTTGGACGGACTCGCGGTCGGTTCACCCGTCTGGCTCGCCGGTGTAGAGGTTGGGAATGTAAACAGCATAAAGTTTCTCGAAGAGCAGGTCGAACCCGGCAAGAGTATTCAGGTCAACATTCGAGTTCAAGGCGCTGTCGCCTATTTGATAACCCCCGGAAGCACAGTACAGATAGCCACGATTGGACTTCTGGGAGACAAATACGTGAGATTACTGCCCGGACCTCCTGCAGATATTCCCCTGGTGGGAGGCAGTATCATTCCAGCTTCCGGCGCCGCCGGACTGGCTGGCGCGATGGAGGGCTTGCCCGAGACGATCGATCGATTGAACAGAC includes the following:
- a CDS encoding ATP-binding cassette domain-containing protein, yielding MIVLDDVHFHIDDNHIIRGVSLNIDEGETVAVIGQSGSGKSTILKLILGLHRPSTGRVIIDGIDITDLKERKLRDVRKRMGMVFQDGALFDSLTVGENVGYYLLEHSGLKQADIEKEVIEMLEFVGLESSIRDGLPDELSGGMQRRVAIARALVSTRPKVMLYDEPTTGLDPQMTLRITNIIMKLRETRKVSQIVVTHQIADAFRVADRFIMIEEGRKIFDGSGKKLLRSNDESIINFLQPFNSAIARQNELMMEMNDES
- a CDS encoding MCE family protein gives rise to the protein MKRAGKVKWGELKVGILIFIGILFMLYASFRGGGTSIFESKNDYISYFEDLDGLAVGSPVWLAGVEVGNVNSIKFLEEQVEPGKSIQVNIRVQGAVAYLITPGSTVQIATIGLLGDKYVRLLPGPPADIPLVGGSIIPASGAAGLAGAMEGLPETIDRLNRLLTSVENLAATVDTGSGTMAMLIRDPELATKVTNLIDRSSNLMATLDRNASSMSRDFESISNDFHALSEELLNGQGTMAQLLKDPRPFDNIVSATARLDTLLAKVESGEGTAGQLVNDQELYDNIKDLMARMNTLTKDLMDNPKKYFKFSVF